A stretch of the Planktothricoides raciborskii GIHE-MW2 genome encodes the following:
- a CDS encoding ABC transporter permease subunit — protein MTLNSYQKIPLWRDGRFWRIAFQVLVIVVVVSLFALLGLNLTRNISQTGRNFGFDFLNTSAGFSILDSLIPYTPTDPYRRVLLAGLLNSLRVMFFGIIITTFLGISVGIARFSDNWLLRQLAFIYVEIVRNTPLLLQLVFWYGVFVQLPPVKESLRFLNSVLLSKQGIFLPWPSGIQGIIGLGVLVICAIAAVIVSQQRTKIMVERGESGQPQLITLGIIGIIALFTLTVGLGWQRPIFNPTTNNIEGGLRLTIEFTTILVSLVIYTAAYIAEIVRAGIQSVPKGQWEAARSLGLKSGLVMQLVVFPQALRVIIPPLNSQYLNLAKNSSLAIAVAYADMYNVANTTFNQTGRAIEVMLIIMATYLSINLFISLGMNRLNRMVQLRER, from the coding sequence ATGACGCTCAACTCATATCAGAAAATTCCCCTTTGGCGAGATGGCCGATTTTGGCGCATTGCCTTCCAGGTTTTAGTCATTGTCGTTGTGGTTAGTTTATTCGCACTTTTAGGACTTAACCTGACGCGAAATATCAGCCAAACCGGCAGGAATTTTGGCTTTGATTTTTTAAATACCTCCGCCGGATTTAGTATTCTGGATAGTTTAATTCCCTATACTCCGACCGATCCTTATCGTCGCGTTTTATTGGCAGGCTTATTAAATTCTCTCCGGGTCATGTTTTTTGGGATTATTATCACAACTTTTTTAGGAATTTCTGTGGGAATTGCGCGGTTTTCCGATAATTGGCTGCTGCGTCAGTTAGCGTTTATTTATGTGGAAATTGTGCGGAATACTCCCCTATTATTACAGCTTGTGTTTTGGTATGGGGTGTTTGTCCAATTGCCTCCGGTTAAAGAAAGTTTGAGATTTTTGAACTCAGTTTTATTGTCTAAACAAGGAATTTTTCTACCTTGGCCGTCAGGGATTCAAGGAATTATTGGCTTAGGGGTGTTAGTGATTTGCGCGATCGCTGCTGTCATCGTTTCACAACAGCGAACTAAAATTATGGTAGAACGGGGAGAGTCTGGCCAACCGCAATTAATTACCTTGGGCATCATTGGCATCATTGCTTTATTCACTTTAACCGTAGGATTAGGTTGGCAAAGGCCAATATTTAATCCCACCACCAATAATATTGAAGGCGGATTACGACTCACGATTGAGTTTACCACAATTTTAGTCAGTTTAGTGATTTATACCGCCGCTTATATTGCGGAAATTGTGCGTGCGGGGATTCAATCTGTCCCCAAAGGTCAATGGGAAGCTGCCCGATCTTTGGGATTAAAATCCGGTTTAGTTATGCAGTTAGTGGTATTTCCTCAAGCTTTGCGAGTGATTATTCCCCCGTTAAATAGTCAATATTTGAACTTAGCTAAAAACTCCAGTTTGGCGATCGCTGTAGCATATGCGGATATGTATAATGTCGCCAATACCACCTTTAACCAAACCGGACGGGCGATCGAAGTGATGTTAATTATCATGGCCACCTATCTTAGCATTAATTTATTCATTTCTTTAGGCATGAACCGATTAAACCGCATGGTGCAATTACGAGAACGATAA